Genomic DNA from Syntrophorhabdales bacterium:
CCTCGATGTAGTAAACGCCAGGGTACTTTGTCTTATATCGGTTTATCGCTGGCATAGGCACCTCTCTGTCTTAAGCCTTCTTTTGTGAAAACCATTCCCCACAGACGGTCGCCGATTTGAGCCGGTACCCTTCATTTCGGAAAATTCCCCACAAGAACCGTCCTCGGGTTTTATAGCCGGTACTCTCAATTCCTCAAACTATTCCCCACACTATTCCCCACATCAAAAATAGAATCTCACGTACCTTCTGGTAAGTCAAGATAAGATTAATGTGTGTAGAAAGGCTTAAATACAGGCTTTGGAAAGGGTAGGTATACAATGTGGTAAATTGAGGTAAGAATATCAAAATGGTCTTTCAAGCCGGCAACTCGGGTTCAAATCCCGATGGGGACGCTTTCTTTATGTTGCAATTCAGTTAAGGACTTTTCCCAGTAACGGCAGACGAGATATTTGTCTGTACCCTTTCTCCTGCAGTATTGAATGTTGTCTCACACAATCAGGTTCCAGCATCACACAGAGCGATAGGGGTTACGACGAGATCGAAACGAAAAAAATTGTTCTCCGAAGTATACAAACAGGCACGTACTTGGCATAAACATTGCAGCTTGAGTCGGATGGAAAATACCACCATGAAGAAAGGTGGCAAACCCATCCGCAATCCTTACGTCGTGCTCCGCGAGGAGTTCGACGACTGGGCCATTCTTTTTCATCCCGATACCGGTCGCGGGTTTGGCCTGAACCCCACCGGCGTCTATGTGTGGAAGCTCCTCGACGGAGAACACTCAATTGATGGCATCATCGGGGCCCTGTGTTGGGATGGCGAGAATATCCCGCAAGCAGTAGACGAGCACCTTGCAGTGTTCCTGGAGGAGCTTGTCCGCCATGGGCTCGCCGGACGTGGACGGGCACGCGCTCACGACGAGGGAAGGATCGCGCCGCCGCCGTGTCCCACGCGTCCGCCCGAGGCGGGTCATGACGAACTGGAATTCACGTACGAACCTCCTAGGCTGGTCGATCTGAGGGTTGATGATTTTGCAGCCCGAGGGTCCGGGGAATGCTGTAACGGTTCAGTAGCCTCGGACTCCGGCTGCAGCAGCGGGGGTGCACCATACCAATGGGGTTGCTGGGATGGATCCTGCACTCAAGAGAGATGCCACAACGGAAACACCGCCCAGTACCAATGCAATTGCGGTTACAACCTGTACAACAACGGTTATACCTGCGGATACGGAGCCTGCGATAAAGTCAGCTGCTCAGGTACCGGCGTGAGCAGTCCCGGGCTGTGTTCAGTAGGATCCTCCCACTGACTCCGGGGAAATCCAGAAGCTCAGAAACGTTACAAGATCTTTCGAATCAGGTAGGAGTCGCTTCCACGCCCCACTCTTGCAGCCGTTTCAAAACAGTCGTCACCAGCGCGTCGATACGGCTTTTCAGAACGTCTGTCATGTCGAGTCCAATATCGACGGAGCCCGGCTGAATGCCTACGAGACAGATCTCTGCAGGCAGTGTGTCGCTCATCCTCGCAGCAAAAAGCAAATCGGAGAGCCCCACGTGATGAGCCGACACCTGAGCAGTCAGAAATGAAGGGATAGAATCCTTTTCAAGGATCATGATCGAGCCGGGTGGTTCTCCGGTATCAACCGCATCAACAAAAAGCACCCTTCTGTAATCTTCGATCACGGGCAGCAGATCGAGGCCTGCAGTGCCGCCATCGATGAGATCGATCTGCGGCTTGAACCTGTATCTCTCCCTTATGGCTTCTAGTATGCGTACGCCGACGCCATCATCCTGCATGAGGATATTGCCCAGGCCGATAATGCAGATCTTATTCTTCACGGCATGTCTTGTGGCCGGAGAAGATGGAACTCATCACGCAGTTATCTTCCACCAGGTCCGTCGTCCACCCGATGTACATATGCACGATAGGAAAGACGATCAGAAACCACATGATGAAGTGATGAATCAGACGGATTTCCTGCACAGGAAAATAAGGAAGTATCCAACCACCCACGACCTTCCAGAAGAGACCCACGTGGCTCTGTGACATGAGGGCAAAACCTGTGAGTATGGAAACAAGATAGCCCAGGAAGAGCACCACGTACGCCATTCCGGCGAGAATCGAATGACCAAGGACGAAGGGCGGACGGGGATCCAGCAAGAGATAAAACCGCAGATCGTGATAGAGCTCGTTAAGGCGCTCCTTCGTGTAGGGGATCATTGTGCTCCACCGTGCATACCTGTTGCCGATAAACCCCCAGTAAATACGCAGCAGCACGCCCATGGCAAAGACATATGCTGTCGAGAAATGTATCAGCCTCATCCAGCCCATGACGAACTGGTTGTGGGGGTTGGTGCCGTAGAATAGCGGGGATGTGCTGTCTATGTAAGGGTGACCGATGTAGTAACCGGTGAAGCTCAAGATGATCAGGCACGCTGCATTGACCCAGTGGGACAATCGGACCGGCGCTTCCCAGATATAGACATCAGTCAGCTTCAACGTGGAGCCAGTGTCACACTTCATTGCTTCTCCCTGGCGTGGACGACGTGAACTGCACATGCCATGCACGGATCAAATGAATGGACGGTCCTGAGTATTTCGAGGGGCTTGTCCGGGTCAGCCACGGGAGTGCCTATCAGCGAGGCCTCCACGGGTCCCCGTATTCCCTTTGCATCTCGTGGCGAGAGGTTCCAGGTGCTCGGAACCACGGCCTGGTAATTGGTGATCTTTCCGTTTCTGATCCGTACCCAGTGGCCGAGGGCACCGCGGGGCGCGTCGTGGAAGCCGTACCCTTTCGCCTCGTTCGGCCAGGTGCCGGGTTCCCACTTCTCCACCTGACAGATGCGGTAGTCACCCCTTTTGATGGTGCCGACGAGTTCGTCGATGAAGCCGGGTATCATCTCGGCTATGATCAGTGTTTCGATGCCGCGGGCGGCGACGCGGCCGAGCGTGGAGAAAAGCGCGTCGGGTCCGACTTTAAGCCTTTGCAGCACCATGTCAACGGTTTCTTTAACCCCCTTATGGCCAGATGCATACGCCACGAGCACGCGTGCTAGAGGGCCTACTTCCATCGGCATTTCTTCGTAGCGCGGCGTCTTAAGCCAGCTGTATTTTGCCTCAGTGTTCAGATGCTCGTACGGGGGCTTCGGTCCTGTATACTTCGCGTTCGTCTCCCCCTCCCATGGATGTTTTCCCTTCTGATCTCCTTCGCCGTACTCGTACCACGAGTGGGTCACATACTCGGCGATCTTCTTCTGGTCGACGGGCAGGATATTGGTCAAGTCTTTTCCAAGAATCATCCCTTTCGGCAGTTGAAGGTTATCAGTGTTGGTCCGGTTGTCTCCAGGAAATTCCCCATAGGTCATGTAATTCCCGACCCCGCTGCCGTAGGCGGCCCAATCCTTGTAATACGAAGCTATGGCCAGGAGGTCCGGTATATAGACCTTGCTGACAAAGTCAATAGCCTGTTGCGTCAGTTGAGACATGAGCGCAATAGCATCGGCATTGATGGCATTCTGGCTGGCGGGATCTACCGGCCGCGCTATCCCTCCCACGAGGTAGGTCTGCAGGTGCGGATTTTTTGCGCCGAGGAGAGCGTGTATTTTCGCGATGCCTCTTTGCCACTCGAGGGCCTCCAGGTAGTGGGCCACTCCCAAAAGGTTCACCTCGGGTGGGAGTTTGTAAGCCGGGTGTCCCCAATAGCCGTTTGCAAAAGGGCCGAGTTGTCCCGTGTCGACGAGACCCTTGACGCGCTTTTGCACCATCGCGAAGAAGGCGGCACCGGAGTTCGGCCAGTCGGACAATGACTGCGCAATTGATGCGGTCTTTGCGGGATCGGCCTTAAGCGCACTCACAATGTCAATCCAGTCGAGACCGTGAAGATGATAGAAGTGGATCACGTGGTCCTGCACGTATTGCACAGCCGCAATGATGTTCCGCATTATACGTGCATTGTCAGGGATCGTCATGCCCAGTGCGTCCTCCACTGCCCGGACAGAAGCGAGCGCATGCACCGTGGTGCAGACACCGCAGATTCTCTGGCAAAAAAGCCAGGCATCTCTGGGATCGCGGTCCTTGAGCACGATTTCGATACCTCTGAACATTGTACTCGATGACCAGGCATCGACGACTTTTCCATTCTCGACCTGCGCCTCGATGCGCAGGTGGCCTTCCAGACGGGTTACTGGATCTATTACTATCCGTGCCATGGTGGACCCTTCCATTCAGTTTTTGGCTGAGCTTTTAACTCCTCTTTGGGTTTTTTCTTTCGCTTTATCAGGCGCGCTATCACGTGGATGAGAATACCTCCGACTGTCGCGGAGGTGACGGCGAGCCCGACTTTATCCGCTGTTGTTTCAACGGTGATGCCGAAGGGCTGCGGGAGCCTCCGGTAGAACGGGGTCATCTGATCCCAGAAATCAGGCGCAGCGCAGGCGATGCACCCGTGGCCTGACTGCACGGGCCAGCTGGTGCGCTCATTGTATTTGACCGTGGGGCAGTTCTGGTAAGCAGCAGGCCCCTTACACCCCATATAGTAAAGACACCAGCCGAGCCTATGCCCCTCATCGCCCCACTGTCTCACGTACTGACCCGCATCGAAATGGGAGCGTCTCTCGCAATTGTCATGGATCCGTTTGCCGAAAGCGAAGAGCGGCCTTCCCAGGGCGTCGAGCGCAGGCAGCACGCCGAACGTAAGATAATGGACGATCGCTGCTGTTATATTTTCCGTATTGACAGGGCAGCCCGCGAGGTTGATGACTGTTGCCCCCGGTACTGCGTCGCGCACGCCCACCGCGCCTGTGGGATTCGGGTGCGCCTTAGGTATGCCTCCGAACGTGGCGCAAGTCCCCATCGCGAAGGTGGCAATAGCGCCCCCACAAACTTCGCGGACGATGTCCACGGCGCTGCGGCCTGCGATGCAGCAGTAAGCCCCATTCTCGCCGAGCGGGATGGAGCCCTCAACTGCGGCGAAGTATTTTCCTTTATGGTTTTTCAGTACGTCCGCGAGAGACTTCTCCGCTTGCTTGCCAGCCGGCGCCATGATGGTCTCGGTGTAGTCGAGGGAGAGTATGTCGAGAATCAGTTCGCTGGCGGTCGGCTTTGCGGCCCTGAGCAGCGCTTCGGTATCTCCCGTGCAACTCTGACACTCTATCCAGACGAGGATCGGTTTCTTCTTTGTCTCCAGTGCGTGTGCAATCCGGGGCACGTAGCTCTGAGAGAGCCCGAGTGCTGCGGCCATCGCCGAGCAGAACTTGAGAAAATCACGGCGGGTGATACCCCGTTCGAGCATCTCCGCGAGCAGACTATCGGCTGCCATAAACCATCCTCCCCTTAGCGCTGAGTTCAAGCCCGACTGTTGAAAATATAGTGTCACCGGTGGCGGCGTGCAACGCCGTCCGGGACGTACCGTGTGTTCATCATTCGGAGTTTACTTCCCTACAACAGCCCCAGGATGATGGCTACCCCGCAGAAAAAATAGAGCATGCGCACGTAGCGTCCCTGCCCGTGGAGATCTTGCCAGTCCGCAGTGCGGCGGACAAGTCCTATCATCCTTGCAAAGATGGGCAGCGTCAGAAGGGCAAGTAGAGAGAGCCACGAGAGCGGCCCGAACACTGACATGAGCAGAATTGAAAGGTATATGACTACCCAGAATGCCACCAGCGCAGCGAATGGGCGGCCGGCCCCCGCCATGATCCAGCCAATTGCGATTGGGATGATTGTTGCCACGAAGAAGGGCGGCCTGCTTGCCTGTGTCCAGGCGTTTAGTTTGTCCCACGTCATGTTCTCAGTTCTCGTATCCCGACGCTTCAATACGGGTGAGCGATAAATTGCCTGCGGTACCTGCTCTTTCGATCGCTGATTCTATCAGAACGTGTGTAGCCTTTCAATACAGCCGGGGTATTGTGTGATCGCCTCAGCAATGTAGTTCTGCAGCGATGGGAACTGTCGAAAGATGTGCTCGTTTTTTTATTGACATTCTCTCAGGGAGAGTCAATGATTGTGCTATTCGTAAGCATTTTTTCACATCGATTGTACAAGGAGAGCGATAACATGGTGAGAAGAAGACTGTTACCCTTTATTGTTGTCCTGGTTATGTGCGGGCCGGGTCAATTTTTCGGGCTCTGTCATGCCGCAGGGTACCCGGATCATAACATCCAATTGGTGGTTCCCTATCCTGCGGGTTCAGGGGCAGACATCACCGCCAGGATATTGATAGGGGAGCTGGAGAAAATACTCGGTGCGAAAATCATTCCGAACAATAAGCCGGGGGCGTCCAGTGTTCTCGGCACGGACGCGGTGGTCAGGGGGAAGAAGGACGGATATACGCTCCTCTACGGCAGTTCCGCGGGATTTGTCTATGCCCCTGTCGCCAACCCTGAGGTTCTCCACTATGACCCCCTCAAGGACGCCGAGCCTTTAGGTTTTCACTACTTCTTTCCCTCTGTCCTTGCCGTCAGGCCGGATGCGCCATGGAAAACCTTTCCCCAACTGGTTGAGTATGCGAAGAAAAACCCGAGCAAGATCCGTGTCAGTACTACGGGCGTAGGATCAGGACCCCACTTCGTGCTCGAGATACTTCAATCCGTTACGGGAACGACGATGACGCATGTTCCCTTTGAGGGTGGTGAAGCGGTTCTCACCGCTCTGTTGGGAGGACACGTGGAGGCTACAGTTGATGCTTTTTCCAAGGTGAAGCCCCACGCAGACGCGGGAAAGATGCGAATGCTTTTGACGACTAACAAACTGCCCGGGTACTCCGACGTTCCAACCATCAGTGAGCTGGGCTACAAACAAAGCCTGCCGGGAAGCTGGTTCGTGCTCTTCGCACCCACGGGCATTCCGGAAGAAGTGAGACGGGTACTGGTGCCCGCAGCCGAAAAGGCGATAAAGGCCACTAAGCCGAAGATCGATCAACTCGGTGGGATCTGCGAATACAAGTCTCCCGCCGAAGTGAAGAAGATGATAGAACAGGAGTACGCAGGAGCCCTTGAAGTTGCGATTAAGATCGGGCTGCGCAAGCCATAAAAGACAGTTTCTCGATCTCGTTTCGGGCTCCGCTTACTGATACGTATCCGGGAATAGAGAAGAGAAACCCGCATCAGAAGAGTAGGCTAGGGGAATGGTCTGGCCTTCAGAGCGCTGTTGGGAAGTGCTGCTACCAAGATCCGCACACAGCATGCGCTCGTACACCCATCCGTTTTTGCCTGCATACTGACCGTCCAGTACGCGAATCCTTCTGACGCTCGAGAAGGTGAACGCGTCCTGCAGTTCGACTCTTGTTCCGCAGGTGACACGGAAGACCTTACGCTGGGCAAGAAGGGCCATAAGTGATATCTCACCGCACTCCTGCGTGAGGGCACACTCGATGAGGCGCTCCATGGTTTCCCGCTCCTGGGAGATGAAGACCGCGTCCCCCGAAGGGCTCGCCAGGGTCAATTCGCCGCTATGGCTGCACGATAACAAAGAAGCAAGGGCCAGAGCAATAAGGAAGCATCCTGTTTTCATAGTGCCTCCCTGTGCCTTTAGCACACATGCAACGAGGACGTCTCAAATAGCTGCGGATAGTCTCTACGGGGTTAACCTGGAAGAAGAGCCTGCACGAGGAGAAGGGAGGAATCTTCATCGCCGCTCTCCGGACGCCACCTTTGCGCAGTGGTGGCGACGTCGGTTGCAACATAACTCTAACCAACTGTAGGTGATCCCAGGGGGATTGTCAAGCAGTCCCGTGCTGTGTCGATTATCGACATACCCCGTATGCGTTTCACTTCCTGCATTTCGGAAGTGGTGCTCCATTAAGAAATGCGTTCATATCGACTATGCCATAGCGAAAACCGAATCTCCTCGTAGCAGGCCCGTTGTAAACAGGCTTAAAACTCCATGACGTGGGGTCGAACATCAGCCCCAATTTCAGCGATGACTGTAACCTGCCTTTCTTCGGAGGGAAGGTTCAAGTTGACCAGGTGTCGTCCGGGACTGACGAACACCTCTCTCTCGATCGTGTATCGCACTCTTTGCCCGCCCTCAGGATCCAACTCACCTTTCGCATCGTACTGCGGGAGCACCTCGTCGTGGCCATCATATTTCCACTCGAACGTTTTGCAGTACGGCTGCTATGGAAGTGCTTTTCATTGCCCTTCTCCTGTGTTTGTTTTAATCCTTTTGTCCTTCACTTCGAACCACCCGTAGAGCGTCGGCAATACGAGAAGGGTCATGAGGGTTGAGGTGAAAAGCCCGCCCACGACCGCGGCAGCCAGAGGTGAAATTCGAAAGCTCTTCTTGGAGATGCAGGTACTCTCGCGTGAGAGCCTCTCTTTCGCGAGAAAAGAGCACCTGAGCGAAGGCGTTTTTGATATCGGACTGAAGCAGGCGCGCGAGATCTTGTATTTCGAGTCTCGTCCGCTCCAGGCCGCTCGTCGCTGCGTCAATGCGCAGCCCGGGCTGACCCGCGATCTCGACGCTCTGCGACACGCTGACCTGGTTGTTCCTGAACGCGCCCCTGGGATCGCCGGGGGGCCGACCCTGAGTCGACATGCCGCCACCTAATGTTGGATTCGAAAAAGGCGGCAGCTTCGCTTTCGCCAGCTGTCCTCTGGCCGTCTCCTCCTCAAACCTGAATGCTCTAAGCTCCGGATTATATTTGAGACCCGTTGCCACCGCCTCATCAACCGTGAGAGCATGGACGGTGTTGACACAACAGATCACAAGAAGCATGGCTATGCCAGCACGAAGCATGAAAATCCTCGTGATGACAGAATTGGAAACGTTAAAGAAAATAAAAGGTCAGATCAGGAAGCGTTGCGGCTTGTAGATGGTGATGGCTACGCCTGAGAAGAGGCGCGGGAATTCTCGAAATGAACCATACTCAAACGAGATGAGTGTGGGCTCATGCATAGTGCTTACCATGAGTGGACTGAGGCACGCAGGGCAAATGCACGACTGATACCCGTTGTCTGAACTTCCCTCGTCGCCCGCACGCACCTGCTGCGAAGAGGAATCGCATGAAGCAACGAACGTTCGGCTGCAATGCGAGCAGAAATATATGCCAGTGGCTGAAATGAAGGTGCAGGCCGTAAGCACGGCGACTGCCACTATGCCCGCTGCAGGAGATCTTGGAAACAACTTGATGGCATAAGTTTGGCAAAACGTGTTGCAGGGGGTCAAGACCGGCAAGTAAGCCGGAAATGCATTTCCCTTTTCAGCACCCCTCTTGACAGGCAAGCAGAACCAAACTAGACGTCCTGCCAATCAGGAATAGTTCCGAATTGACCAAAACAGCCAAAAAATGATACTACAAAGCCTGAGGTGAAGCAGGAGTGCCCTCGTGACCAACGGTATTCATTTGCTCAGGACGTTCTGGTCTTCGGAAATCATCGCGGAGAGCCTTTACGGATTTCTGGCGGCCGGCTACCTCGACCCGGACAGAAGAAAGCTGATCATGCAGCTGGGAGGCATGGAGCGCGGTCACGCACACGCCTGGAACAAGATTGCCACTGACGCACACGGCGTGGCGTTCCATGTTTCTCTTCTCGTAAGATCAAAAATAGTGCTGCTTAAACTGCTCTCGCTTGTGCTGCCGCTCCCTATATTCATCCACTACATGGAGCATCGCGAGAAGCAAGCTATCCTTGACTACGCCGGACTGCTCGAGGCCTACAAAGATAATGAGAAGATCAGTAGTATCATCAGCAATATTGTCGTGCAGGAAATCAGCCATGAATGGCACATGATGGAACAGCTTGCGGACAAGCGATTATATATTGCGAAGGTCAAGGAAGCGATCCCGGGCATGACAGCAGGTACAATAGAAACGCTGGGGCTTGTTATTGGCTTGCTTGCGGCCCATGCCAGGACCTTTATGATAGGCCTGACGGGCGTGATTGCCATGATCCGAGGCATGATTGCGGAGACATCAGTTTCCTATATCTCGTCCAAAGAGCATCATGATTTTAATGAAGGGAACAACAAAGAGCTCGACGTAAAAAAAGAACTCAACCCTGCGGTACTACGGAGGGAACTCGAAAGGGACCTCCTAGAAAGGGGGGTCAGAAGTGAAACAGTGCAAGTCATCCTTGGAAGCGTCGGAGAGGACGCAGCTGTTCTGGCCAGCCTGGTGAGGACGATCAGGGCCGGTTCCGAGACTCTTCGGCCGGGCGAATCCATAAAGGCCACCGGTGTTTTCTTTGTCGTCGGGGCCCTGCCTGTCTTGATACCTTTCTTTGTGGGTACCCTGTTTGGTTCAAGCCCGTCGATTCCAGCAGTGATCGCCTTTGCCGTAGCGGTGGTCAGTATTTCCCTGGCCGGTCTTTTTACGGCCGTCCTTTCGGGCAAGAGAATTTCTACGAACATCCTGCACAACCTGTGCATAATCCTGGGAACCGCCGCGCTCACGTATCTCGTAGGTTCAGCAGCGCGCCTGTTCCTCGGGGTAACGCATTAGAGGAGAAGCCGGCCGCTGTCGGGCCACAGTGCATGCGGTTTCTGAAGATAGTGGAGGCGCTTTGAGAGACTGGAGTGAGACAATCGTAGATACGCCGCACGGCCCTATACGAGAGTTCGGGCCGCGGGCCAGCCTTTCGGACCATGCTACCCGGTTCATGATAGAACATATCAGGGTGCCCGACGGAGCGAAAGCTGCGGAAGCAGGCTGCGGCACCGGAGTTCTTTCCATATACATGGCTATGGCAGGAGTGCGACACGCGGTGGGAACGGATATTGACGAGGGCTCCCTCGCAGCAGCACGTCACAATGCAATGGTTAATGATGTAACGGGCGTAGAGTTCATACAGGGAAGCCTGCTCGATCCCGTACAGGGACCCCTCGACCTCGTCGTGGCTCTTCTCCCGCACAAACCGGCCCCGCGGCCCTTCAACAGAAGATACTATGGCGGTCCTGATGGCACCGACCTTCTGCTTGCTCTCATCGAGCAAGCTGCCCACAAGGTTTTATCCGGCGGGCGACTCTACCTCTACCTCAACAGCATCGCGAACCCGTTTCGTGTGGTAGCGGCACTGGACGCGCGGTTCCTGGTTCACCTGACAGGGGAAAAGAAAAGATATTTCACGCGCAAGGAGTTCGATGATCTTACGCCGGGAATGTTCGACTACCTCGGTGATCTGAGAAAAAAGGGCATGGCCGAATTCGATGAAGACGGGTCAGGGCCTTACTTCATGGCGCGAATCTACGAAGCGGTTCGACGGTGAGCGATAAGTACCTGATCATAAATGCAGACGACGGAGGCCTGTCGCCAGCGATAGATGAAGGGATTCTCGACACGATCCGTGCAGGTAGTATCACGTCGGTGAGTCTCCTCGTCAATCCTCCCTTTTCTCCTTGCATCAAGGCCTTCAAGGAATCGGGCGTGTCTATAGGCCTGCACCTGAACCTTACGTTAGGCAAACCTTGTACCCCTTCGCCACCTCCGCTGCTTGTGGATCAGGAAGGGCGTTTTCACGGATACGGGAGCAGTAATCATAGTGCGTTAGAGAGAGCCACAGTGAAAGTAGAGTTCTTACAGCAGCTTGACCGGTTCAGGGATCTTACGGGTACGGAGCCGACTCATCTCGATGTCCACAAGCACCTCCATCGAAGCAGTGCAGTCGTTCTCTCTGTGGTGCTGGAAATGGCAGTAATGCTGAATATTCCCTTGCGTTGCACCGACGACGCGGGGCGGAGCGCATGCAGGGCAGCGGAAATAATGGCAACAGACCATTTTCTTGGCGATGTGAAGCCCAGCCCTTATTGGACCATCGAGCGCCTGAAAGAACAACTTGAGCGCGTCTCTCCAGGCATTACGGAACTAATGTGTCATCCGGGCAGGAACGGGATGCCGATGGAAGGCATCACCTATATGGCGGAGCGGGATGAAGAACGAAGAACCTTCTGCTCATCCGAGGCAAGAGAGCTTCTTGCGTCACTCCGGCTTGTAAATTTCCGCACCGCGCCCTTTATAAGAAAGAACAGGTGAGGAGCCAGCAGCGTGTGTCACCATGAAGCTTGATATTCTTGACTACAGTGTGCATGGCAACGAAGCCGATACAGAGAGTGACGCGCTCCTGAAGGCAGCGTCGGAAGCCCTGGGTTACACAACGAGGATCGTTCTTCTGCAATCGGAGAAACATGTCCCGGAACTTCAAGAACGTGTCTGGTTGCGCTATGATCTGCGGTCCCGCAGGGAACTCGCGTGGATTGTCAGCGTGGCCGAGAACCTGGAGAAAAAGGGGCATCAGGTGTTTCCTTCGGCCCGCTCTATATTGTTGTCGGAAGATAAATGGGAAACGCATCTCGCTCTTCTCCACACAAGACTGCCGTTGATAGAAACCCATGATCTCAGTGCGACCGATCCCGGTGGAGCCACAATTGTCCTCAAGCCGCGCGTTGGATGGGGCGGTATGGGCATGAAGCTTCTTGAAAATGGCGCGGACGTTCTTTCTCAACTCTTGGAAGAGAAGAAAGAGTATATATGGCAGCCGTTTATACCGCACCGGCAAACGTGGACCGTGGTCATGGCGGGAGAATCCCTTCTTAGCATTCTTGAGAAACGGGC
This window encodes:
- a CDS encoding methyltransferase, yielding MRDWSETIVDTPHGPIREFGPRASLSDHATRFMIEHIRVPDGAKAAEAGCGTGVLSIYMAMAGVRHAVGTDIDEGSLAAARHNAMVNDVTGVEFIQGSLLDPVQGPLDLVVALLPHKPAPRPFNRRYYGGPDGTDLLLALIEQAAHKVLSGGRLYLYLNSIANPFRVVAALDARFLVHLTGEKKRYFTRKEFDDLTPGMFDYLGDLRKKGMAEFDEDGSGPYFMARIYEAVRR
- the cybH gene encoding Ni/Fe-hydrogenase, b-type cytochrome subunit, whose product is MKCDTGSTLKLTDVYIWEAPVRLSHWVNAACLIILSFTGYYIGHPYIDSTSPLFYGTNPHNQFVMGWMRLIHFSTAYVFAMGVLLRIYWGFIGNRYARWSTMIPYTKERLNELYHDLRFYLLLDPRPPFVLGHSILAGMAYVVLFLGYLVSILTGFALMSQSHVGLFWKVVGGWILPYFPVQEIRLIHHFIMWFLIVFPIVHMYIGWTTDLVEDNCVMSSIFSGHKTCREE
- a CDS encoding nickel-dependent hydrogenase large subunit is translated as MARIVIDPVTRLEGHLRIEAQVENGKVVDAWSSSTMFRGIEIVLKDRDPRDAWLFCQRICGVCTTVHALASVRAVEDALGMTIPDNARIMRNIIAAVQYVQDHVIHFYHLHGLDWIDIVSALKADPAKTASIAQSLSDWPNSGAAFFAMVQKRVKGLVDTGQLGPFANGYWGHPAYKLPPEVNLLGVAHYLEALEWQRGIAKIHALLGAKNPHLQTYLVGGIARPVDPASQNAINADAIALMSQLTQQAIDFVSKVYIPDLLAIASYYKDWAAYGSGVGNYMTYGEFPGDNRTNTDNLQLPKGMILGKDLTNILPVDQKKIAEYVTHSWYEYGEGDQKGKHPWEGETNAKYTGPKPPYEHLNTEAKYSWLKTPRYEEMPMEVGPLARVLVAYASGHKGVKETVDMVLQRLKVGPDALFSTLGRVAARGIETLIIAEMIPGFIDELVGTIKRGDYRICQVEKWEPGTWPNEAKGYGFHDAPRGALGHWVRIRNGKITNYQAVVPSTWNLSPRDAKGIRGPVEASLIGTPVADPDKPLEILRTVHSFDPCMACAVHVVHAREKQ
- a CDS encoding hydrogenase small subunit, with protein sequence MAADSLLAEMLERGITRRDFLKFCSAMAAALGLSQSYVPRIAHALETKKKPILVWIECQSCTGDTEALLRAAKPTASELILDILSLDYTETIMAPAGKQAEKSLADVLKNHKGKYFAAVEGSIPLGENGAYCCIAGRSAVDIVREVCGGAIATFAMGTCATFGGIPKAHPNPTGAVGVRDAVPGATVINLAGCPVNTENITAAIVHYLTFGVLPALDALGRPLFAFGKRIHDNCERRSHFDAGQYVRQWGDEGHRLGWCLYYMGCKGPAAYQNCPTVKYNERTSWPVQSGHGCIACAAPDFWDQMTPFYRRLPQPFGITVETTADKVGLAVTSATVGGILIHVIARLIKRKKKPKEELKAQPKTEWKGPPWHG
- a CDS encoding tripartite tricarboxylate transporter substrate binding protein, with product MVRRRLLPFIVVLVMCGPGQFFGLCHAAGYPDHNIQLVVPYPAGSGADITARILIGELEKILGAKIIPNNKPGASSVLGTDAVVRGKKDGYTLLYGSSAGFVYAPVANPEVLHYDPLKDAEPLGFHYFFPSVLAVRPDAPWKTFPQLVEYAKKNPSKIRVSTTGVGSGPHFVLEILQSVTGTTMTHVPFEGGEAVLTALLGGHVEATVDAFSKVKPHADAGKMRMLLTTNKLPGYSDVPTISELGYKQSLPGSWFVLFAPTGIPEEVRRVLVPAAEKAIKATKPKIDQLGGICEYKSPAEVKKMIEQEYAGALEVAIKIGLRKP
- a CDS encoding HyaD/HybD family hydrogenase maturation endopeptidase, with amino-acid sequence MKNKICIIGLGNILMQDDGVGVRILEAIRERYRFKPQIDLIDGGTAGLDLLPVIEDYRRVLFVDAVDTGEPPGSIMILEKDSIPSFLTAQVSAHHVGLSDLLFAARMSDTLPAEICLVGIQPGSVDIGLDMTDVLKSRIDALVTTVLKRLQEWGVEATPT
- a CDS encoding ChbG/HpnK family deacetylase: MSDKYLIINADDGGLSPAIDEGILDTIRAGSITSVSLLVNPPFSPCIKAFKESGVSIGLHLNLTLGKPCTPSPPPLLVDQEGRFHGYGSSNHSALERATVKVEFLQQLDRFRDLTGTEPTHLDVHKHLHRSSAVVLSVVLEMAVMLNIPLRCTDDAGRSACRAAEIMATDHFLGDVKPSPYWTIERLKEQLERVSPGITELMCHPGRNGMPMEGITYMAERDEERRTFCSSEARELLASLRLVNFRTAPFIRKNR
- a CDS encoding PqqD family peptide modification chaperone — protein: MKKGGKPIRNPYVVLREEFDDWAILFHPDTGRGFGLNPTGVYVWKLLDGEHSIDGIIGALCWDGENIPQAVDEHLAVFLEELVRHGLAGRGRARAHDEGRIAPPPCPTRPPEAGHDELEFTYEPPRLVDLRVDDFAARGSGECCNGSVASDSGCSSGGAPYQWGCWDGSCTQERCHNGNTAQYQCNCGYNLYNNGYTCGYGACDKVSCSGTGVSSPGLCSVGSSH
- a CDS encoding VIT1/CCC1 transporter family protein; protein product: MTNGIHLLRTFWSSEIIAESLYGFLAAGYLDPDRRKLIMQLGGMERGHAHAWNKIATDAHGVAFHVSLLVRSKIVLLKLLSLVLPLPIFIHYMEHREKQAILDYAGLLEAYKDNEKISSIISNIVVQEISHEWHMMEQLADKRLYIAKVKEAIPGMTAGTIETLGLVIGLLAAHARTFMIGLTGVIAMIRGMIAETSVSYISSKEHHDFNEGNNKELDVKKELNPAVLRRELERDLLERGVRSETVQVILGSVGEDAAVLASLVRTIRAGSETLRPGESIKATGVFFVVGALPVLIPFFVGTLFGSSPSIPAVIAFAVAVVSISLAGLFTAVLSGKRISTNILHNLCIILGTAALTYLVGSAARLFLGVTH
- a CDS encoding TolC family protein, encoding MLRAGIAMLLVICCVNTVHALTVDEAVATGLKYNPELRAFRFEEETARGQLAKAKLPPFSNPTLGGGMSTQGRPPGDPRGAFRNNQVSVSQSVEIAGQPGLRIDAATSGLERTRLEIQDLARLLQSDIKNAFAQVLFSREREALTREYLHLQEELSNFTSGCRGRGRAFHLNPHDPSRIADALRVVRSEGQKD